A genome region from Lytechinus pictus isolate F3 Inbred chromosome 16, Lp3.0, whole genome shotgun sequence includes the following:
- the LOC135157058 gene encoding uncharacterized protein LOC135157058 produces the protein MASFSSTEVRCEDPKCPSNGTSEDVASYGIRKPMNLCPDCAERKNHEGVILPRGEQRGTTFCTHHRDRVASWFCTSHDATVCQECKSSTDHQGCTLKGVEDVLKEAASRLKESLKQVRHKHGELRNQEAKLQRTISKLDTHFKTIKEAIKSTKKGKGRKKDERRRHDDGQNRRTRSVGAGAEDIQNENEAEQCLKQIDEGQRRADRLVKTVKEQLNKCLEDTLTIAERIEQLLRDSDRGMDDIKSILGDVEATLRLSVDIHLMDIAEHFIHGIRYERKNDIDLVKGYRRSMWYMSDSITLPQKIRNPQVRCIDSKEVAVLDIHCKAAYRVTLRDKKVKQLDIDLPIADLVSHNGKIVCLDDGGLSLRVYSRQWQYIQDISLPGHIFEKLAVGCSKNLLALARERRAFIIKPTEMTIHQRHSIEINIDGVKEFVALTSGHIIVKQQGKTTFTVLDPKGTQIRKINQINGTEASVCVDKTTGTAYVLYLDKTSKDFAVCRFSVAGGVVQEEVYDLHKLDPRLKFHLDVLESKKLYICNGNKLFFFTIMSADDPYSQGP, from the coding sequence ATGGCCTCTTTCTCTTCAACTGAAGTGCGATGTGAAGATCCAAAATGTCCATCCAACGGAACTAGTGAGGATGTCGCATCGTACGGCATCCGAAAGCCTATGAATCTCTGTCCAGATTGCGCTGAAAGGAAGAACCACGAGGGTGTAATTTTACCTCGTGGTGAACAGCGAGGAACTACGTTCTGCACCCACCATCGTGATCGAGTAGCTAGTTGGTTCTGCACCAGCCATGATGCCACCGTGTGCCAGGAGTGTAAGTCATCCACGGATCACCAAGGCTGCACCCTGAAGGGTGTCGAAGATGTCTTGAAAGAAGCAGCTTCTCGGCTGAAGGAATCCCTCAAACAGGTCCGGCACAAACATGGAGAGCTGAGGAATCAGGAGGCTAAATTGCAAAGGACGATATCCAAGCTGGATACACATTTCAAGACGATCAAAGAGGCTATCAAATCAACCAAGAAGGGAAAAGGACGGAAGAAAGACGAGAGGAGACGTCATGATGATGGACAAAACAGAAGAACGCGAAGTGTAGGAGCAGGTGCAGAGGATATCCAGAACGAAAACGAAGCAGAGCAATGCCTTAAACAGATAGACGAAGGTCAACGAAGGGCTGATCGTCTGGTGAAAACGGTCAAAGAGCAATTGAACAAATGCTTAGAGGACACCTTAACGATTGCCGAGCGGATAGAACAACTTCTTCGCGACAGCGATCGCGGTATGGATGATATCAAATCTATTCTTGGAGATGTGGAAGCTACACTTCGGCTCTCAGTCGACATCCACCTCATGGATATCGCTGAACATTTTATTCACGGCATCAGGTACGAACGAAAAAATGACATCGATCTTGTCAAGGGATATAGAAGAAGCATGTGGTATATGAGTGACAGTATCACCTTGCCACAAAAGATCAGGAATCCTCAGGTACGGTGCATCGATAGCAAGGAGGTAGCTGTTCTTGACATCCATTGTAAAGCTGCTTATCGCGTGACCCTTCGGGACAAAAAAGTCAAACAGCTTGACATCGATTTGCCCATTGCTGATCTTGTATCCCATAATGGGAAAATCGTATGCCTTGACGATGGTGGGCTTTCGCTGCGCGTCTATTCGCGCCAATGGCAATACATTCAGGACATCTCCCTTCCCGGGCATATTTTCGAGAAACTGGCAGTGGGGTGCAGCAAAAACCTTCTTGCGTTGGCAAGGGAAAGACGTGCCTTCATCATCAAACCGACAGAAATGACGATTCACCAAAGGCACTCTATTGAAATAAACATCGATGGAGTCAAGGAATTCGTGGCGTTGACTTCAGGTCACATCATCGTGAAGCAACAAGGGAAGACCACTTTTACTGTCCTAGACCCAAAAGGCACTCAGATAAGGAAGATCAACCAGATAAACGGGACTGAAGCCAGCGTCTGCGTAGACAAAACAACCGGGACAGCGTATGTCCTTTACCTGGACAAGACAAGCAAGGACTTTGCCGTGTGCCGGTTCTCTGTGGCGGGCGGTGTAGTTCAAGAAGAGGTTTACGACTTGCACAAACTAGATCCTCGCCTTAAATTTCATCTGGATGTACTGGAATCAAAGAAACTATACATATGCAATGGTAACAAGCTCTTCTTTTTCACCATAATGAGTGCGGATGACCCTTATAGTCAGGGGCCTTAG